Proteins encoded by one window of Opitutia bacterium:
- a CDS encoding autotransporter domain-containing protein: MNDLRSRILAGLAALGLTATALAQSVPANRTFSNYYFFGDSLTDSGNTFALTGSPPAPYFAGRVSNGITYAEYLAPGLAAAATTSSNAAKLNFAFAGATAATGSAVPNLSQQVAMYQARGITANANGLYVLLAGANDLLNAVQVPANQNANAMTNTAIAASTAVANAVQSLAGLGAKNILVLNLPDISKTPRFTTGSGASAASLMQTASYAFNGDIKTRIAGLSSLSGVNVTVFDLGSIFQTIVNNPQTFGFSIANQDPIDIMTAGGNPGDISRYVFWDGIHPTTKTHALFAAVLTEVLNPEFVLGTFAARGTTALVATDLSADSLQSRLDASRLGVARHQADGFVSFSSKSGSFKAAGYQAGFDYSGNAVTAGFDYSLASNLLVGLAVSAENLETDLDGAAGSSVMRGQMVTAFAQWKSGSFFADGSVGVGTQDFKDVKRTTALGGMATTAKSDGDRTAAHVRVGWDLVSDAWRFTPFAGLRYAKAKLDGYTESGVPGLNFVFGGQNAKSFDAQLGANVDYTVRFNEQPFVLSGTAVYQKDVNENTRSLSGRLADTVAATGTTTVDDGLGETFKLGARVSGAVSKNWGWSVGYLADFRKNGETANQYSLSLHTGF, from the coding sequence ATGAACGACCTGCGCTCGCGCATCCTCGCTGGCTTGGCCGCCCTCGGCCTCACTGCCACCGCCCTTGCTCAATCCGTCCCGGCTAACCGGACGTTTTCGAACTACTACTTCTTCGGCGACAGCCTCACCGACAGCGGCAACACCTTCGCCCTGACCGGCTCGCCGCCCGCGCCGTATTTCGCCGGCCGCGTTTCGAACGGCATCACCTATGCCGAGTATCTCGCTCCCGGCCTCGCCGCCGCGGCGACCACCTCGTCGAACGCCGCGAAGCTGAACTTCGCCTTCGCCGGCGCCACCGCCGCCACCGGCAGCGCCGTGCCGAACCTCTCGCAACAGGTCGCGATGTATCAGGCGCGCGGCATCACCGCGAACGCGAATGGCCTCTACGTCCTGCTCGCCGGCGCGAACGACCTGCTCAACGCCGTGCAGGTCCCGGCCAATCAGAACGCCAACGCGATGACCAACACCGCGATCGCCGCGTCCACCGCCGTCGCCAACGCCGTGCAGTCGCTCGCCGGCCTCGGGGCGAAAAACATCCTCGTGCTGAACCTGCCCGACATCTCGAAGACCCCGCGCTTCACGACGGGCTCGGGTGCCTCCGCCGCGTCGCTGATGCAGACCGCGTCCTACGCGTTCAACGGCGACATCAAGACCCGCATCGCGGGCCTGAGCAGCCTCTCCGGCGTGAATGTCACCGTGTTCGACCTCGGCTCCATCTTCCAGACGATCGTCAACAACCCGCAGACGTTCGGGTTCTCCATCGCGAACCAAGACCCGATCGACATCATGACCGCTGGCGGCAATCCGGGTGACATCAGCCGCTACGTGTTCTGGGATGGCATTCACCCGACGACGAAGACCCACGCGCTCTTCGCCGCCGTGCTCACCGAAGTGCTCAATCCCGAGTTCGTGCTCGGCACCTTCGCCGCGCGCGGCACCACGGCGCTCGTGGCGACCGATCTTTCGGCCGACTCCCTGCAGTCGCGCCTCGATGCCTCGCGCCTCGGAGTCGCCCGCCATCAGGCCGACGGCTTCGTGAGTTTCTCGTCGAAGTCGGGTTCGTTCAAGGCCGCCGGCTATCAGGCGGGCTTCGACTATTCCGGCAACGCCGTGACCGCTGGCTTCGACTACAGCCTCGCGTCCAACCTGCTGGTCGGCCTCGCCGTCTCGGCGGAGAACCTCGAAACCGATCTGGACGGCGCCGCCGGTTCCTCCGTGATGCGCGGCCAGATGGTGACGGCGTTCGCGCAATGGAAGTCCGGCAGCTTCTTCGCCGACGGATCCGTCGGCGTGGGCACGCAGGACTTCAAGGACGTGAAGCGCACGACCGCCCTCGGCGGCATGGCGACCACCGCGAAGAGTGACGGCGATCGCACCGCGGCGCACGTTCGCGTGGGCTGGGATCTCGTTTCCGATGCGTGGCGCTTCACGCCGTTCGCGGGCCTGCGTTACGCGAAGGCCAAGCTCGACGGCTACACCGAGAGCGGCGTGCCCGGACTGAACTTCGTCTTCGGCGGTCAGAACGCGAAGTCGTTCGACGCGCAGCTCGGCGCGAATGTCGACTATACCGTGCGCTTCAACGAGCAGCCGTTCGTCCTCAGCGGGACCGCGGTCTATCAGAAGGACGTGAATGAAAACACTCGCAGCCTCTCCGGCCGCCTCGCCGACACGGTGGCTGCCACCGGCACGACGACCGTCGACGACGGCCTCGGCGAGACCTTCAAGCTCGGCGCGCGCGTCAGCGGCGCGGTGAGCAAGAACTGGGGCTGGTCCGTCGGCTATCTCGCGGACTTCCGCAAGAACGGCGAAACGGCGAACCAATACTCGCTCTCGCTCCACACCGGTTTCTGA
- a CDS encoding GNAT family N-acetyltransferase produces the protein MSFDPRPILLEGQHVRLEPLDERHRAPMLATAQQLPDVFQWFLTDTLAKPAVFHPWFDDGLRNSAVGTDVAWAVVRRSDGKIVGSTRYLDIRRANRGLEIGNTWYAREAQRSAINTEAKYLLLRHAFESLGAVRVQLKTDERNEASRRAIARIGGQFEGILRKYQARFDGYVRNTAMFSLIAEDWPANRARLEAMLAR, from the coding sequence ATGTCATTCGATCCGCGTCCGATTCTCCTCGAAGGCCAGCACGTCCGCCTCGAACCGCTCGATGAGCGCCACCGCGCGCCGATGCTCGCCACGGCGCAGCAACTGCCGGACGTGTTCCAGTGGTTTCTGACCGACACGCTGGCGAAGCCCGCGGTGTTTCACCCGTGGTTCGACGACGGCCTGCGCAACAGCGCCGTCGGGACGGATGTGGCGTGGGCGGTCGTGCGCCGCAGCGACGGCAAGATCGTAGGCTCGACGCGCTACCTCGACATCCGGCGCGCGAATCGCGGTCTGGAGATCGGCAACACCTGGTATGCCCGCGAGGCGCAGCGCAGCGCGATCAACACGGAGGCGAAATACCTGCTGCTCCGCCACGCGTTCGAGTCGCTCGGTGCCGTGCGCGTGCAATTGAAGACCGACGAGCGCAACGAGGCCTCGCGCCGCGCCATCGCGCGCATCGGCGGGCAGTTCGAAGGCATCCTGCGCAAATACCAGGCGCGCTTCGACGGCTACGTCCGCAACACGGCCATGTTTTCGCTGATCGCGGAGGACTGGCCGGCGAATCGGGCGCGCCTCGAAGCCATGCTGGCCCGGTGA
- a CDS encoding RsmB/NOP family class I SAM-dependent RNA methyltransferase → MADSALLNETARVLKLVQAGTPADAALRETLGRTRHSSAPALRRAVSRAVFAYFRWLRWLEPKQSLQKQAQAALDLQARFDRAPDSFKPEALAARAVPDWLKSEMDVPPDWLRQLQREPILWLRAKANDSLAGSSIAEHLVTVSLSDYRAESSLTAGIYLGQRDLFLTDEFRDGRFEIQDLASQLVGHACAPQPGQTWWDACAGEGGKTLHLSDLMQNKGLLWASDRSLRRLDHLKKRASRAGAFNYRAAPWDGSAKLPTKTKFDGVLVDAPCSGIGTWQRNPHARWTTQPSDIHELAAVQAKLLDHVAGSLKPGGRLVYAVCTLARAETTAIAEAFTAAHADFEPAPVFSSSQLSALSSQLFLHPHELNANGMFIAAWRRK, encoded by the coding sequence ATGGCCGACTCCGCCCTCCTCAACGAAACCGCCCGCGTCCTGAAGCTCGTCCAAGCGGGCACGCCCGCCGACGCCGCCCTGCGCGAGACGCTCGGCCGCACGCGCCACAGCTCCGCGCCCGCGCTCCGCCGCGCCGTCAGCCGCGCCGTGTTCGCCTATTTCCGCTGGCTGCGCTGGCTCGAACCGAAGCAGTCGCTGCAAAAACAGGCGCAAGCCGCGCTCGATCTCCAAGCCCGCTTCGACCGCGCCCCCGACTCCTTCAAACCCGAAGCCCTCGCCGCCCGCGCCGTCCCCGACTGGCTCAAGAGCGAGATGGACGTCCCGCCCGACTGGCTCCGCCAACTCCAGCGCGAACCCATCCTCTGGCTCCGCGCGAAGGCGAATGACTCGCTCGCCGGCTCATCCATTGCCGAGCATCTAGTGACAGTTTCGCTCTCCGACTACCGCGCGGAAAGCTCCCTCACCGCTGGAATTTATCTTGGTCAGCGCGACCTCTTCCTCACCGACGAATTCCGCGACGGCCGCTTCGAGATTCAGGACCTCGCCTCCCAACTCGTCGGCCACGCCTGCGCGCCGCAGCCCGGCCAGACGTGGTGGGACGCCTGCGCCGGCGAAGGCGGCAAGACCCTGCACCTCTCCGACCTGATGCAGAACAAGGGCCTGCTTTGGGCCAGCGACCGCTCCCTCCGCCGCCTCGATCATCTCAAGAAACGCGCCTCGCGCGCCGGCGCCTTCAACTACCGCGCCGCCCCGTGGGACGGCTCCGCCAAGCTCCCGACGAAAACCAAATTCGACGGCGTCCTCGTCGACGCGCCGTGCAGCGGCATCGGCACCTGGCAGCGCAACCCGCACGCGCGCTGGACCACGCAGCCGTCCGACATCCACGAACTCGCCGCCGTGCAAGCCAAGCTGCTCGACCACGTCGCCGGCTCGCTCAAACCCGGCGGCCGCCTCGTCTACGCCGTCTGCACGCTCGCCCGCGCCGAGACCACCGCCATCGCCGAAGCCTTCACCGCCGCCCACGCCGACTTCGAGCCCGCGCCCGTGTTTTCCAGCTCTCAGCTCTCAGCCCTCAGCTCTCAGCTTTTCCTTCACCCCCACGAGCTGAACGCAAACGGCATGTTCATCGCCGCATGGCGCCGCAAGTGA
- a CDS encoding thioredoxin family protein, with translation MRKAIFCLVLLAATALRAEPEYPKAGPDIYDTQADGSALVTEAVSLAKRDQKHVILVFGANWCIWCRRLHELFENNSAVRRELKAHYVVAWIDVNHRDGKKRNDKVNENYGNPIQHGLPVIVVLDRNGHMLTTQETGALEDGKSAHDPDKVVAFLRQWMPE, from the coding sequence ATGCGCAAAGCTATCTTCTGCCTCGTCCTCCTCGCCGCCACCGCGCTCCGCGCCGAACCGGAATACCCCAAGGCCGGCCCCGACATCTACGACACCCAAGCCGACGGCTCGGCGCTGGTCACCGAGGCCGTCAGCCTCGCCAAGCGCGACCAGAAGCACGTGATCCTCGTGTTCGGCGCAAACTGGTGCATCTGGTGCCGCCGCCTGCATGAGCTTTTCGAAAACAACAGCGCCGTGCGCCGCGAGTTGAAGGCTCACTACGTCGTCGCGTGGATCGACGTGAACCACCGCGACGGCAAGAAGCGCAACGACAAGGTCAACGAGAACTACGGCAACCCCATCCAGCACGGCCTGCCGGTGATCGTCGTGCTCGACCGCAACGGCCACATGCTCACGACGCAGGAGACCGGCGCGCTCGAAGACGGCAAATCCGCCCACGATCCGGACAAGGTCGTCGCGTTCCTCCGTCAGTGGATGCCGGAGTGA
- a CDS encoding SRPBCC family protein: METNPTPTPIADRELFLQRTLNAPREKLYRCWTEPALIVQWFTPPPWKTVRATTDLRAGGASNIVMQSPEGQEFPNRGVYLEVIPNERLVWTDAFVGAWEPSEKAFIVGIITFEDAGDGRTLYTARVRHWSVADREAHEKMGFHQGWGIATQQLEALAQRI; the protein is encoded by the coding sequence ATGGAAACCAACCCGACTCCCACGCCGATCGCCGATCGCGAACTCTTTCTCCAGCGCACGCTCAACGCGCCGCGCGAGAAACTCTACCGTTGCTGGACCGAACCCGCGCTCATTGTGCAGTGGTTCACGCCGCCGCCGTGGAAGACCGTGCGCGCCACGACCGACCTGCGCGCGGGTGGCGCGAGCAACATCGTGATGCAGTCGCCGGAAGGGCAGGAATTCCCGAATCGCGGCGTCTATCTCGAAGTGATCCCGAACGAGCGGCTCGTGTGGACGGACGCGTTTGTCGGTGCGTGGGAGCCGTCGGAGAAGGCGTTCATCGTCGGCATCATCACGTTCGAGGACGCGGGCGACGGGCGGACGCTCTACACGGCGCGCGTGCGCCATTGGTCGGTGGCCGACCGCGAGGCGCACGAGAAAATGGGCTTCCACCAAGGTTGGGGCATCGCGACGCAACAGCTCGAGGCCCTGGCGCAGCGGATCTGA
- a CDS encoding methyltransferase domain-containing protein produces the protein MAPQVTKITGATVRADFNAVESVVHYSRAAERLGLWASERKLIDQHFPDRRAPLLEAGCGTGRVTLALAELGYTKLTAFDFAEELLDQARHFAREKKLTRRIRFLHADATQLPLSGNLIGDRSPSPQSEKKPTRQPKSNLLGYSAEGGHAGFAGALFLFNGLMQIPGRENRRAALRGLLALVRPGAPLLFTTHDRDDEPAERRHWARHAELWAQGKQDPALVEFGDRYFVDDDHYRVFMHLPDRTEILEDLAATGWKHEWDEMRRRVAMESAAVKDFSDECRFWLARKPT, from the coding sequence ATGGCGCCGCAAGTGACCAAAATCACCGGCGCCACCGTCCGCGCCGACTTCAACGCCGTCGAATCGGTCGTGCATTACTCGCGCGCCGCCGAACGGCTCGGCCTCTGGGCCTCCGAGCGCAAGCTGATCGATCAGCACTTTCCCGACCGCCGCGCCCCGCTGCTCGAAGCCGGCTGCGGCACCGGCCGCGTGACGCTCGCTCTCGCCGAACTCGGCTACACCAAGCTCACCGCCTTCGACTTCGCCGAGGAACTCCTCGACCAAGCCCGCCACTTCGCACGCGAGAAAAAACTCACCCGCCGTATCCGCTTCCTTCACGCCGACGCCACGCAACTCCCCCTCTCCGGTAACCTAATAGGTGACCGCTCTCCCTCACCGCAGAGTGAAAAGAAGCCCACACGCCAACCGAAGAGTAACCTATTAGGTTACTCGGCCGAGGGCGGCCACGCCGGCTTTGCCGGCGCGCTGTTCCTCTTCAACGGCCTCATGCAAATCCCCGGCCGCGAGAATCGCCGCGCGGCGCTGCGCGGACTGCTCGCGCTCGTTCGGCCGGGCGCGCCGCTGCTGTTCACAACGCATGACCGCGACGACGAACCCGCGGAACGCCGCCACTGGGCGCGGCACGCCGAACTCTGGGCGCAGGGCAAACAGGACCCGGCGCTCGTCGAATTCGGCGACCGCTACTTCGTCGACGACGACCACTACCGCGTCTTCATGCATTTGCCCGACCGCACCGAGATCCTCGAAGATCTCGCGGCCACCGGTTGGAAACACGAGTGGGACGAGATGCGCCGGCGCGTCGCGATGGAGTCGGCCGCCGTAAAGGATTTCTCCGACGAGTGCCGCTTCTGGCTCGCGCGCAAGCCGACATAG
- a CDS encoding ankyrin repeat domain-containing protein, with product MITQLPARPDLAQLKKQAKDLLSAARTVQPAALARFRALPAFAAHTNAQLAALRFALHDAQSVIAREHGFPSWTALRERVEELTLASDQAVAQFTRASVEQRLGRAERLLALYPELVARDFHAALVFGDTASVQRHLAAQPALATRRGGPLDWEPLLYVAHSRWAAKNPDALTATAQLLLAHGADANTHSFHNGNPHEPLSALWAASCHSRNLALTRLLLAHGAKPDDGESVYHAAEHGDLEMLDLLAAHGAQSDGGAGNARWTNTPLYFILGHYAGLAFDEKARRGARWLLEHGANPNRVCYPDKSGETPLHAAARHWDAAMIDLLLAHGADLHARRRDGRTALTLALLHGRTAAADALRAAGADAQLSDAEQFLAACMRGDRAEAIRLRHPAVIAAHPNLLAEAGPAATEAMLDAGFDVAATGGMGETALHWACFTGNLAKAKILIARGAPLDLRDRQYRSLPLGWCHYAFVNQPAPDGDYLGVARALLEAGATPPTDTELEDWIGGDEIIGVIADFTRQHGA from the coding sequence ATGATAACGCAGTTACCCGCGCGACCCGATCTCGCGCAGCTCAAGAAGCAGGCCAAGGACCTGCTCTCCGCCGCCCGCACCGTGCAACCCGCCGCCCTCGCCCGCTTCCGCGCGCTCCCGGCGTTCGCCGCGCACACCAACGCGCAGCTCGCCGCGCTCCGCTTCGCCCTCCACGACGCCCAATCCGTCATCGCCCGCGAACACGGCTTCCCCTCCTGGACCGCCCTTCGCGAACGCGTCGAGGAACTCACCCTCGCCTCCGACCAAGCCGTCGCCCAATTCACCCGCGCCTCCGTCGAGCAACGCCTCGGCCGCGCCGAGCGCCTGCTCGCGCTCTACCCTGAACTCGTCGCGCGCGACTTCCACGCCGCACTCGTTTTCGGCGACACCGCGAGCGTGCAACGCCACCTCGCCGCCCAGCCCGCGCTCGCCACCCGCCGCGGCGGCCCCCTCGACTGGGAACCGCTCCTCTACGTCGCCCACTCGCGCTGGGCCGCGAAAAACCCCGACGCCCTCACCGCCACCGCGCAACTCCTCCTCGCCCACGGCGCCGACGCCAACACGCACTCCTTCCACAACGGCAACCCACACGAACCGCTCAGCGCCCTCTGGGCCGCGAGCTGCCACTCGCGCAATCTCGCGCTCACGCGCCTCCTCCTCGCGCACGGCGCCAAACCCGACGACGGCGAATCCGTCTACCACGCCGCCGAACACGGCGACCTCGAAATGCTCGACCTCCTCGCCGCGCACGGTGCCCAGTCCGACGGCGGCGCTGGCAACGCCCGTTGGACCAACACGCCGCTCTACTTCATCCTCGGCCACTACGCCGGCCTCGCCTTCGACGAGAAAGCCCGCCGCGGCGCCCGCTGGTTGCTCGAGCACGGCGCGAATCCGAATCGCGTCTGCTACCCGGACAAATCCGGCGAGACGCCGCTCCACGCCGCCGCACGCCACTGGGACGCCGCGATGATCGACCTGCTCCTCGCCCACGGCGCCGATCTCCACGCTCGCCGCCGCGACGGCCGCACCGCCCTCACGCTCGCGCTGCTCCACGGTCGCACCGCCGCCGCCGACGCCCTCCGCGCCGCCGGCGCCGACGCGCAGCTGAGCGACGCCGAGCAATTCCTCGCCGCCTGCATGCGCGGCGACCGCGCGGAGGCCATTCGCCTGCGCCATCCCGCCGTCATCGCCGCCCACCCCAACCTCCTCGCCGAGGCCGGCCCCGCCGCCACCGAAGCCATGCTCGACGCCGGCTTCGACGTCGCCGCCACCGGCGGCATGGGCGAGACCGCGCTCCACTGGGCCTGTTTCACCGGCAACCTCGCGAAGGCCAAGATTCTCATCGCCCGCGGCGCCCCGCTCGATCTCCGCGACCGCCAATACCGCTCGCTCCCGCTCGGCTGGTGCCACTACGCCTTCGTCAACCAGCCCGCGCCCGACGGCGACTACCTCGGCGTCGCCCGGGCGCTCCTCGAAGCCGGCGCCACGCCGCCGACCGACACGGAACTCGAAGACTGGATTGGCGGCGACGAAATCATCGGCGTGATCGCCGACTTCACGCGCCAGCACGGCGCCTGA
- a CDS encoding helix-turn-helix domain-containing protein, with amino-acid sequence MDHYRQAVIRAADTIERHLREPISLDAIARRAGFSLWHFHRIFAEMTGDSLGSYIRKRRLTAAADELRQTRRPILELALDFQFESHEAFTRAFRAAFDVTPSEFRRRGGLAWNRTRPRLTLRRLKRLPRQTTMEPTLIELPPLNLLGLTARFIGPMSPDADNTDVVPKLYGRFCPQIARLQPQVDQYVYGAVRCPADGDRRHPDELEYLAAINVAPAREAAPPFALWRIRAGTYACFTHRGPVAKLGETINYAFGSWLPRSKFIHSGGPNLDRQDERFGDGGATCEFDFLVPIRAK; translated from the coding sequence ATGGATCACTACCGCCAAGCCGTCATCCGCGCCGCCGACACGATCGAACGCCACTTGCGCGAGCCGATCTCCCTCGACGCCATCGCGCGCCGCGCCGGCTTCTCGCTCTGGCATTTCCACCGCATCTTCGCCGAGATGACCGGCGACTCGCTCGGCTCCTACATCCGCAAGCGCCGGCTCACCGCCGCGGCCGATGAACTGCGCCAAACTCGCCGTCCCATCCTCGAACTCGCGCTCGATTTCCAATTCGAATCACACGAGGCCTTCACGCGCGCCTTCCGCGCCGCCTTCGACGTCACGCCGAGCGAGTTCCGCCGCCGCGGCGGCCTCGCGTGGAACCGCACGCGTCCGCGCCTCACGCTGCGCCGCCTCAAACGACTCCCCCGCCAGACCACCATGGAACCCACTCTCATCGAACTGCCCCCCCTCAATCTGCTCGGCCTCACCGCCCGCTTCATCGGCCCGATGTCGCCTGACGCCGACAACACCGACGTGGTGCCGAAACTCTACGGCCGCTTTTGCCCGCAGATCGCCCGCCTCCAACCGCAGGTCGACCAATACGTCTACGGCGCCGTGCGCTGTCCCGCCGACGGTGACCGCCGCCATCCCGACGAGTTGGAATATCTCGCCGCCATCAACGTCGCCCCGGCGCGCGAAGCGGCCCCGCCGTTCGCGCTCTGGCGCATCCGCGCCGGCACCTACGCGTGCTTCACGCACCGCGGGCCCGTCGCGAAACTGGGCGAGACGATCAACTACGCGTTCGGCTCCTGGCTCCCGCGCTCGAAGTTCATCCACAGCGGCGGACCGAATCTCGACCGGCAGGACGAGCGCTTCGGCGACGGCGGCGCCACGTGCGAGTTCGATTTCCTCGTCCCGATTCGCGCGAAGTGA
- a CDS encoding FKBP-type peptidyl-prolyl cis-trans isomerase yields MKRSLSLLFSILVLALAGCGPKEAEAPAQPEKSVAEQRRENWFGAKIATEPGIAWRDSGLGIKTLKEGEGALPQRMDKVRVIYVGRLVDGTEFDRSAPDKPAVFRVQELVTGLAAGVGTMRAGGKAFVYIPPHLGYGGIRAGKVPPNSALIFEIEVLELNPKS; encoded by the coding sequence ATGAAGCGTTCGCTCTCCCTCCTGTTCTCCATCCTCGTGCTCGCGCTTGCCGGTTGCGGCCCGAAGGAAGCGGAAGCGCCGGCGCAGCCGGAAAAATCGGTCGCGGAGCAGCGGCGCGAGAATTGGTTCGGCGCGAAGATCGCCACCGAGCCGGGCATCGCGTGGCGCGACAGCGGGCTGGGGATCAAGACGCTGAAGGAGGGCGAGGGCGCGTTGCCGCAGCGCATGGACAAGGTGCGCGTGATCTACGTCGGACGGCTGGTCGACGGCACGGAGTTCGATCGCTCGGCGCCGGACAAGCCCGCGGTGTTTCGCGTGCAGGAACTCGTCACGGGTCTCGCCGCCGGCGTCGGGACGATGCGCGCGGGAGGGAAGGCGTTCGTCTACATCCCGCCGCATCTCGGCTACGGCGGCATTCGCGCCGGCAAGGTGCCGCCGAATTCCGCGCTGATCTTCGAGATCGAGGTGCTCGAGCTGAATCCGAAGAGCTGA
- a CDS encoding endonuclease/exonuclease/phosphatase family protein, translated as MTFNLRFASAQPPHAWPERRPIMQRLIAREAPDVIGTQEGLYGQLRDMAADLPAYEWIGLGREGGSRGEFMAVFYRREKLEPVAFDHFWLSDTPNVIGSATWGNRFKRMVTWVRFRERATGREFEFWNTHFDHEIEAARTKSAALIAERLSRVDHATPLLLVGDFNCLAGACEPYTVLTTRAGLTDAWLAAAHRTNEGLNTFHGYEPPKRDGERIDWILARAPAAVTEAAILDYAENGQTPSDHFPVTATVRFD; from the coding sequence ATGACGTTCAACCTGCGCTTCGCCAGCGCGCAGCCGCCGCACGCCTGGCCCGAGCGTCGTCCGATCATGCAGCGCCTGATCGCGCGCGAGGCGCCCGATGTCATCGGCACGCAAGAAGGGCTCTACGGCCAGCTGCGCGACATGGCGGCCGACCTGCCGGCCTACGAATGGATCGGGCTCGGCCGCGAGGGCGGCAGTCGCGGCGAGTTCATGGCCGTGTTCTACCGCCGCGAAAAACTCGAGCCGGTCGCCTTCGATCATTTCTGGCTTTCGGACACACCCAACGTGATTGGCTCCGCCACGTGGGGCAATCGCTTCAAGCGCATGGTCACGTGGGTGCGTTTCCGCGAGCGCGCCACCGGGCGTGAGTTCGAGTTCTGGAACACGCATTTCGATCACGAAATCGAAGCCGCGCGCACCAAATCCGCCGCACTCATCGCCGAGCGTCTCTCCCGTGTCGACCACGCGACACCGTTGCTCCTCGTCGGCGATTTCAACTGCCTCGCTGGCGCGTGCGAACCCTACACCGTGCTCACCACGCGCGCGGGGTTGACCGACGCCTGGCTGGCGGCGGCGCACCGCACGAACGAAGGCTTGAACACCTTCCACGGCTACGAGCCGCCGAAACGGGACGGCGAGCGCATCGATTGGATCCTCGCCCGCGCACCCGCGGCCGTGACCGAAGCGGCCATTCTCGACTACGCCGAGAACGGCCAAACCCCGAGCGATCACTTTCCAGTGACCGCGACGGTGCGCTTCGACTAA